From the Salinimicrobium tongyeongense genome, one window contains:
- a CDS encoding sulfatase-like hydrolase/transferase, with product MCNYAIGQEVTLKEQQPNIIFILVDDMGYGDVGRFFQNERRQQEPSSPWLETPALDKMAENGAIFTQHYTSAPVCAPSRASLLTGLSQGQSEIRDNQFDKALPDNHTLGSVLQKAGYHTAVIGKWGLQGIVSKENENPQHWPAYPTKRGFDYFYGYVRHRDGHEHYPVEGIFGGSKEVWENNKEVSAGLEKAYTTDLWTAVAKKWITQKAQKNKKPFFLYLSYDTPHAVLELPTQAYPEGGGLNGGIQFLGTPGKMINTASGTPDSWTEPVYAEAVYDHDQRPETAPVPWPATYKRYATSIRRIDRAVGDIIKLLQDLEIDSNTIVVFASDNGPSIESYLPAEYAANQANFFDSFGPYNGIKRDVLEGGLRTPLIVQWPEKIAKNRIIKSPSIFYDWLPTFTDAAGLPAPVNSNGTSLLPAFIQEGKVQQGNVYVEYFQNGSTPAYPEFAASNRGKVRNQMQMLRVGDMVGLRYNIQSHDDDFEIYNVTDDPAQSKNLAKSTSYKGLQEKMKAKVLQMRRINSSAPRPYDSVPIPSVKGTRKKKGLIWKSYDGKYPWLPKTEDLKVAAKGTVKEPNFNEIKEMGHDIFLFEGFLDIPEDGKYEFYLNANSNYFLKLHEINLIDGDHNFKEVEIQEAQIFLQKGLHPFKLYYKNKKNEKPQLELEWKIPKDSKNVISSKYFFRS from the coding sequence TTGTGCAATTATGCTATAGGGCAGGAGGTTACTTTAAAAGAGCAACAGCCAAATATTATCTTTATTCTCGTAGATGATATGGGCTATGGAGATGTGGGGAGATTTTTTCAGAATGAGAGAAGACAGCAGGAACCTTCCAGTCCATGGTTGGAGACCCCCGCTCTTGACAAGATGGCTGAAAATGGCGCAATCTTTACTCAGCATTATACTTCGGCCCCTGTATGTGCCCCCTCCCGTGCCTCGTTACTAACTGGCTTAAGTCAGGGGCAGTCAGAGATAAGGGATAACCAGTTTGATAAAGCCCTGCCCGATAATCACACCCTCGGAAGTGTACTGCAGAAGGCGGGCTATCATACAGCTGTTATTGGGAAATGGGGTTTGCAGGGAATAGTTTCCAAAGAAAATGAGAATCCGCAGCATTGGCCGGCATATCCTACAAAAAGAGGATTTGACTACTTTTATGGATATGTGCGGCATAGGGATGGACATGAACATTATCCTGTTGAAGGAATTTTTGGTGGAAGTAAAGAAGTGTGGGAAAATAACAAAGAAGTTAGTGCTGGTCTGGAAAAAGCTTATACAACCGATCTGTGGACCGCAGTTGCTAAAAAATGGATTACTCAAAAAGCTCAAAAGAATAAAAAGCCTTTCTTTCTTTATTTGTCATATGACACCCCTCATGCAGTCTTAGAATTACCCACACAGGCTTATCCCGAAGGAGGTGGATTAAATGGAGGAATACAGTTTCTTGGGACACCAGGTAAAATGATTAACACGGCAAGTGGTACCCCCGATAGCTGGACAGAACCTGTCTATGCCGAAGCTGTGTATGATCATGATCAAAGACCTGAAACAGCTCCCGTTCCCTGGCCGGCTACTTATAAACGTTATGCCACAAGTATTAGGCGTATTGATAGAGCAGTAGGGGATATTATTAAGTTACTGCAAGACCTTGAAATAGATTCTAATACTATTGTTGTATTCGCATCAGATAATGGTCCATCAATAGAGTCTTATTTGCCTGCAGAATATGCTGCTAATCAGGCTAATTTTTTTGATAGTTTTGGCCCTTACAACGGTATAAAACGCGATGTGCTGGAAGGAGGCTTGAGAACCCCATTAATAGTTCAATGGCCGGAAAAAATTGCCAAAAACAGGATTATAAAATCGCCTTCCATTTTTTATGACTGGCTTCCAACCTTTACTGATGCTGCAGGACTTCCGGCACCGGTAAACAGTAACGGAACCTCTTTACTGCCTGCTTTTATTCAAGAAGGTAAGGTACAGCAGGGCAACGTGTATGTTGAATATTTCCAAAATGGCAGTACTCCTGCTTATCCTGAATTTGCTGCCAGTAATCGTGGAAAAGTGAGAAATCAAATGCAAATGCTTCGTGTGGGGGATATGGTAGGTTTGCGTTATAACATTCAATCTCACGATGATGATTTTGAAATATATAATGTAACAGATGATCCTGCACAAAGCAAAAATTTAGCTAAAAGTACATCTTATAAAGGTCTTCAGGAGAAAATGAAAGCTAAGGTGTTGCAAATGAGACGCATTAACTCTTCAGCACCACGACCATATGATTCTGTACCGATACCTTCAGTAAAAGGAACAAGAAAGAAAAAAGGTCTGATCTGGAAAAGCTATGATGGGAAATACCCATGGTTACCCAAAACAGAAGATTTAAAAGTTGCAGCAAAAGGAACTGTAAAGGAGCCTAACTTTAATGAGATAAAAGAAATGGGACATGATATTTTTCTTTTTGAAGGCTTCTTAGACATTCCTGAAGATGGTAAATATGAGTTTTATTTAAATGCGAACAGTAACTACTTCTTAAAGTTGCACGAGATCAACCTCATTGATGGAGATCATAATTTTAAAGAAGTTGAAATTCAGGAGGCTCAAATTTTTCTTCAAAAAGGCTTACACCCTTTTAAGCTCTACTACAAAAATAAAAAGAATGAGAAACCTCAACTTGAACTGGAATGGAAAATTCCTAAAGATTCCAAAAATGTCATTTCCAGCAAATATTTTTTCCGAAGCTAA
- a CDS encoding Gfo/Idh/MocA family protein, with protein MSADRRSFLKNMALGSGAIATGAFLTSCASEEKLAKIKAAANRQPSMNFNMSGYAAPALDTVRVGIVGIGDRGAGAVERLTYIEGVEITALCDTRQAAVDGGQALLQKAGLPKAAEYVDGEKGYIEMCQSDNIDLVYIVTPWEWHIPIALEAMENGKHTAVEVSTARTLDECWQIVETSERTRKHCVILENCCYDFFELMTLNMARQGVFGELIHGEGAYIHDLDYWHFNRPQDHKMTDGAYDNYWRLEENKRHANVYPTHGLGPICQAMNINRGDKMDYLTSIMSDDFTLSRRIEEEAEENPALKQFVGANMRGNMDIQLIKTNKGRTIMIQHDISSPRPYSRIHMLSGTKCFAQKWPLKHIAFGHEIADADKMKELEEKYTPEIVRKVGEMAKKVGGHGGMDFMMDWRLIDCLRNGLPMDMDVYDAAAWSSITSLSEWSIANKSNSIEVPDFTRGAWKTNKPVSLTLEGGGTTGVRNIDRKEKSRQLSVE; from the coding sequence ATGAGTGCAGATCGCAGATCTTTTTTAAAAAATATGGCCCTTGGGTCGGGTGCTATTGCTACAGGCGCATTTTTAACATCCTGTGCCAGTGAAGAGAAATTAGCTAAGATTAAAGCGGCTGCTAACAGACAGCCTAGTATGAATTTTAATATGTCTGGTTATGCTGCACCTGCTCTTGATACTGTGAGGGTTGGAATTGTGGGGATTGGAGACCGGGGTGCTGGTGCTGTTGAACGACTCACTTATATTGAAGGGGTAGAGATTACTGCACTTTGTGATACCCGGCAGGCAGCTGTTGATGGAGGACAGGCACTACTGCAAAAAGCAGGTTTGCCAAAAGCCGCTGAATATGTAGATGGGGAAAAAGGCTATATAGAAATGTGCCAAAGCGATAACATAGATCTCGTGTACATAGTTACTCCCTGGGAGTGGCATATACCTATAGCTCTTGAGGCTATGGAGAACGGAAAACATACAGCTGTAGAAGTTTCTACGGCCAGAACTTTGGATGAATGCTGGCAAATTGTTGAAACTTCCGAAAGAACCCGAAAGCACTGTGTAATCCTTGAAAACTGCTGCTATGACTTCTTTGAGTTAATGACTCTCAACATGGCAAGACAGGGCGTTTTTGGAGAACTTATACATGGAGAAGGTGCGTACATTCATGATCTTGACTACTGGCATTTTAACCGGCCTCAGGATCATAAAATGACCGATGGTGCTTACGATAATTACTGGCGCCTAGAGGAAAATAAACGTCATGCTAATGTATATCCTACCCACGGATTGGGACCTATTTGTCAGGCGATGAATATCAACCGCGGCGATAAAATGGATTATCTCACCTCAATTATGAGTGATGACTTTACATTAAGTAGAAGAATTGAAGAGGAAGCTGAAGAGAACCCTGCTTTAAAGCAATTTGTGGGAGCAAATATGAGAGGGAATATGGATATTCAGCTCATTAAAACAAATAAGGGGCGTACTATTATGATTCAACATGACATTAGTTCACCACGACCTTATTCCCGTATACACATGTTAAGTGGTACAAAGTGTTTTGCTCAAAAGTGGCCTTTAAAGCATATCGCATTTGGACATGAAATTGCCGATGCAGATAAAATGAAAGAACTTGAAGAAAAATACACTCCTGAAATTGTGCGTAAAGTTGGAGAAATGGCCAAGAAAGTGGGCGGCCATGGAGGGATGGACTTTATGATGGACTGGAGGCTTATAGACTGTCTTAGAAACGGCCTGCCTATGGATATGGATGTATATGATGCAGCTGCCTGGAGCAGTATTACTTCTCTAAGTGAATGGTCTATTGCCAATAAATCTAATTCTATTGAAGTACCCGATTTTACTCGCGGGGCCTGGAAAACAAATAAACCCGTGAGCCTAACATTAGAAGGCGGTGGTACTACCGGGGTAAGGAATATTGACAGAAAAGAAAAAAGCAGGCAATTGTCTGTAGAATAG
- a CDS encoding sialate O-acetylesterase — protein MMINMKELLKKMFVIMAFLIHQQSGTAQIVMPKIFSDNMVLQRDEPLMIWGKYLPGETVQVKFSSLIEEVEVQLDSSWQVYFPAHAASSSPQLLSIYTKSDSLEYSNVLIGDVWLLAGQSNMEWSLGQEEHFESEKEQLAGPQLRFYNPQYVGKGIYAQKYNEEALEKLQSTAFFEGSWEESGMPHVAKLSAIGYYFGKEILQHENIPVGLINLSIGGAPIEAFISEETLEKDQRFYKKVSGNWLDNDELPVWIRERGGQNVGGIAVHVGKTGPNHAYKPGFIYESGIKPILNMPIKGVLWYQGESNAQEIARVFEYPQLQKLLIKDYRKKWKQETLPFYWVQLSSIDTLNYRSQYWPLFRNLQRLLLEEVNYGGMAVSSDVGAENDVHPRNKKVVGERLARWALHQDYDRNIEVSGPLPIDAKYSAGKIKITFEHTADGLMTLNGEMVKGFSLNGKHPVPATIEGSKIIIQTSQKPETVYYGWQPYSTGNLMNSEESPTSTFQITVDD, from the coding sequence ATGATGATCAACATGAAAGAGCTTTTAAAAAAAATGTTTGTCATAATGGCATTTTTGATACACCAGCAATCCGGCACTGCTCAGATCGTAATGCCTAAAATTTTTTCAGATAATATGGTGCTGCAGCGTGATGAGCCATTGATGATTTGGGGGAAATATCTGCCTGGAGAAACTGTGCAGGTCAAGTTTTCTTCATTAATTGAAGAAGTCGAGGTACAATTAGATTCGTCCTGGCAGGTGTACTTCCCGGCCCATGCTGCTAGTTCCTCCCCTCAGCTTCTATCAATTTATACAAAATCTGACTCTTTGGAATATTCTAATGTACTTATTGGAGATGTTTGGTTATTGGCAGGTCAGTCCAATATGGAGTGGTCATTAGGTCAGGAGGAGCATTTCGAAAGTGAAAAAGAGCAGCTTGCTGGTCCACAACTCCGTTTTTATAATCCTCAATACGTAGGTAAAGGTATTTATGCGCAAAAATATAATGAGGAGGCTCTTGAAAAATTACAATCTACTGCCTTTTTTGAGGGCAGTTGGGAAGAAAGTGGAATGCCGCATGTGGCAAAGTTAAGTGCTATAGGATATTATTTCGGAAAAGAAATCCTTCAGCATGAGAATATTCCGGTGGGCCTTATAAATCTGTCTATAGGTGGAGCTCCAATTGAAGCTTTTATTTCGGAAGAAACTTTAGAAAAAGATCAAAGGTTTTATAAAAAAGTCTCAGGAAATTGGCTTGATAATGATGAACTACCGGTTTGGATTAGAGAAAGAGGAGGGCAAAATGTAGGAGGTATTGCCGTTCATGTTGGGAAGACAGGGCCTAACCATGCCTATAAACCGGGGTTTATATATGAATCGGGAATTAAGCCAATTTTAAATATGCCCATTAAAGGTGTTTTATGGTATCAGGGGGAAAGTAATGCCCAGGAGATTGCACGGGTTTTTGAATATCCGCAGTTGCAAAAGTTATTGATAAAAGATTATCGGAAAAAATGGAAGCAAGAAACACTGCCTTTTTACTGGGTTCAGCTTTCTTCCATAGATACATTAAACTATAGATCTCAATATTGGCCGTTATTTCGAAACCTACAACGGCTTTTGCTTGAAGAGGTGAATTATGGAGGAATGGCTGTAAGTAGTGATGTGGGAGCTGAGAATGATGTGCATCCGCGAAATAAAAAGGTAGTGGGGGAGAGACTTGCTCGTTGGGCTTTACATCAGGATTATGATCGTAATATAGAAGTTTCAGGTCCTCTGCCTATTGATGCAAAATATTCTGCAGGAAAGATTAAGATAACTTTTGAACATACTGCAGATGGCCTTATGACATTAAATGGTGAAATGGTTAAAGGTTTTTCATTAAACGGAAAGCATCCTGTGCCAGCTACTATTGAAGGAAGTAAAATAATTATTCAAACCTCACAAAAACCTGAAACAGTGTATTATGGTTGGCAGCCCTATTCCACGGGGAATCTCATGAATAGTGAAGAGTCACCTACTTCAACTTTTCAAATAACTGTTGATGATTAA
- a CDS encoding beta-N-acetylhexosaminidase yields MKKILPFLFLTILISACETGKSYTEYKDVENTPKDYSVIPLPVRMNTAPGRFVIDEHTRIVASDSLVPEANFLSQLLSGASGFKLETVTSGKAGDHVIILKLDSEIQEEEGYKLSVTYDQIKISGKTSQGVFYGIQSLRLLMPAEAEVAQVTDLTIPAVEIEDAPRFSYRGMHLDVARHMFPLEFIKKYIDLLALHKMNRFHWHLTEDQGWRIEIKKYPKLTEIGSVRKGTMVEKNWDEHDGKEYGGFYTQEEVKEVVAYAAARHITVIPEIEMPGHATAALAAYPEFGNNTGPYEVETKWGVFPTIFAPKEETFKFLEDVLTEVMDLFPSEYIHIGGDEAPKTEWEESEQAQAVIKREGLKDEHELQSYFISRIEKFLNENGRQIIGWDEILEGGLAPNATVMSWRGSKGGIEAARQGHDVVMTPNDHLYFDYYQSKNEDEPLGIGGFVPVEKVYSFNPVPQELSEEEGKHILGAQANLWTEYIKTTDHVEYMVLPRLTALAEVNWTPVAKKDWGNFLSRLKVMKERYEALDYNYAAHVFEEDQSLDDDTQE; encoded by the coding sequence ATGAAAAAAATTTTACCATTCCTGTTTCTTACGATTCTGATTAGTGCATGCGAAACAGGAAAATCTTATACCGAATATAAAGATGTAGAAAACACTCCCAAAGATTATTCTGTCATCCCATTACCTGTAAGAATGAATACAGCTCCCGGTAGATTTGTAATTGACGAGCATACACGTATAGTTGCTTCCGATTCTCTAGTTCCAGAAGCTAATTTTCTATCTCAATTACTATCTGGGGCATCAGGATTTAAGTTGGAAACAGTAACTTCTGGTAAGGCTGGTGATCATGTTATTATTCTCAAATTAGATTCTGAAATACAGGAAGAAGAAGGATATAAGCTAAGCGTTACTTACGATCAAATAAAGATTTCAGGGAAAACATCTCAAGGGGTTTTCTACGGAATTCAATCTTTGCGATTGTTAATGCCCGCAGAAGCAGAAGTGGCACAAGTGACAGATCTCACAATACCTGCTGTAGAAATAGAAGATGCTCCCAGGTTTTCTTACCGTGGGATGCACCTTGATGTAGCTCGTCATATGTTCCCATTAGAATTTATTAAAAAATATATAGATCTACTTGCGCTGCATAAAATGAACCGCTTTCATTGGCATCTTACCGAAGATCAGGGCTGGCGAATTGAGATAAAAAAGTATCCAAAACTTACAGAAATAGGTTCAGTAAGAAAAGGAACTATGGTAGAAAAAAATTGGGACGAACATGACGGAAAAGAGTATGGAGGTTTCTACACACAGGAAGAAGTAAAAGAAGTGGTTGCCTACGCCGCAGCCCGGCACATTACAGTAATTCCTGAAATTGAAATGCCTGGACATGCCACAGCAGCTTTAGCTGCTTATCCTGAATTTGGTAACAATACAGGACCTTATGAAGTAGAAACAAAATGGGGGGTGTTTCCCACAATTTTTGCTCCTAAAGAAGAAACTTTTAAGTTCCTTGAGGATGTACTCACCGAAGTTATGGATTTGTTTCCCAGTGAGTACATTCACATAGGTGGTGATGAAGCTCCTAAAACAGAGTGGGAAGAGAGTGAGCAGGCACAGGCGGTTATTAAGAGGGAAGGTTTAAAAGATGAACATGAGTTGCAGAGCTATTTTATAAGCCGCATTGAAAAGTTTCTTAATGAAAATGGAAGGCAAATCATAGGTTGGGATGAAATTCTTGAAGGTGGTTTGGCGCCTAATGCCACCGTTATGTCCTGGAGAGGTTCTAAGGGAGGTATTGAGGCAGCCAGGCAGGGTCACGATGTTGTGATGACACCTAACGATCATCTCTATTTCGATTACTACCAGTCTAAAAACGAAGATGAGCCTCTTGGCATAGGCGGCTTTGTGCCTGTTGAAAAAGTGTATTCTTTTAACCCAGTTCCCCAGGAACTTTCTGAAGAAGAAGGAAAGCATATATTAGGAGCCCAGGCAAATTTGTGGACAGAGTACATAAAAACTACCGATCATGTAGAGTATATGGTATTACCAAGGCTGACAGCTTTAGCCGAGGTCAACTGGACTCCTGTTGCGAAAAAAGACTGGGGGAATTTTTTGTCCAGGTTAAAGGTGATGAAAGAGCGATATGAAGCCCTTGACTATAATTATGCAGCTCATGTGTTCGAGGAAGATCAAAGTTTAGATGACGATACTCAAGAATAA
- a CDS encoding sialidase family protein encodes MKKNLLIFVLAAFCGCNSSKSPKTSLKQNQKELLFHDLFNAENDPGIACYRIPSIVTAPNGDLIAAIDERVPSCADLRGSGDINIVQRRSTDNGKTWGEIERVIDFPEGKSASDPSMIVDEETGEVFLFYNYMDLENEKDVYYLHVLKSADNGETWTKPRDITSYIAKEEWHNDFKFITSGRGIQTQDGRLLHTLVRLKEGVYLFGSDDHGENWFLIDSPVKPADESKVIELRNGDYMINSRVNTGDGHRYVHVSSNKGKTWDTKTEKVLVDPGNNASILRYTSVNDGDDKNRLLFSNSNDAEARKNLTVRISYDEGKSWSEGKTVYAGGAAYSSLTILENGEIGVFFEKDDYKENAFTSFSLEWLTDGEDSIKKK; translated from the coding sequence CTTGCTGCCTTTTGCGGCTGCAATTCATCAAAATCACCCAAGACATCGCTGAAACAAAATCAGAAAGAACTGTTGTTTCATGATCTTTTTAATGCAGAAAACGACCCGGGAATAGCCTGTTATCGCATTCCTTCAATTGTTACAGCTCCCAATGGGGATTTAATTGCTGCTATTGACGAACGGGTGCCCTCCTGTGCCGATTTGCGCGGTAGTGGAGATATCAATATAGTACAGCGCAGAAGTACCGACAATGGTAAAACCTGGGGAGAAATAGAGAGGGTAATAGATTTTCCGGAAGGTAAATCAGCTTCAGATCCTTCCATGATTGTAGATGAAGAAACAGGTGAGGTGTTCTTATTCTACAATTATATGGATCTTGAGAATGAAAAGGATGTCTATTATTTACATGTTCTTAAGAGTGCAGACAATGGTGAAACCTGGACCAAACCCCGCGATATCACTTCTTATATAGCAAAAGAAGAATGGCATAATGATTTTAAATTCATAACCTCTGGACGAGGCATCCAAACACAGGATGGAAGGTTACTACATACATTGGTTAGGCTTAAGGAAGGGGTGTATCTCTTTGGTAGTGATGACCATGGTGAAAACTGGTTTTTAATTGATTCACCTGTGAAGCCTGCCGATGAATCTAAAGTTATTGAGCTAAGAAATGGAGATTATATGATAAATTCCCGCGTCAATACAGGGGACGGCCATCGTTATGTTCATGTTTCAAGTAATAAAGGGAAGACCTGGGATACAAAAACCGAAAAAGTTCTTGTAGACCCCGGGAACAATGCCAGTATTCTTAGATATACTTCTGTTAATGATGGAGATGATAAAAACCGTCTTCTGTTTTCTAACTCAAACGATGCAGAGGCACGTAAGAATTTGACGGTGAGAATAAGTTATGATGAAGGTAAGAGCTGGAGTGAAGGTAAAACCGTATATGCTGGTGGTGCTGCATATTCATCATTGACAATTCTAGAAAATGGTGAAATAGGAGTATTTTTTGAAAAAGATGATTATAAAGAGAATGCCTTTACGAGCTTTTCTTTGGAGTGGTTAACTGATGGTGAAGATAGTATTAAAAAGAAATAA